A portion of the Cystobacter ferrugineus genome contains these proteins:
- a CDS encoding GEVED domain-containing protein has product MCSYGLASPIWNVGNTMAVDFTAGATQSTSGTSIVPVDFYLSTTNTVTSSSILLKRSTKVSVTSPGPYCSSMAHDTLSLPATTNGSCFALGNYYVIAKTGTSQLYAHELIQAEGHPSLTGFSPQTAPEGGLVTLTGTDFTSQTYVLFNGVAAARSIVNATTLVAQVPAGATTGRIRVGKSGSTTTFCNLPQTSGTDFIVDPYCLSSANYAGYGAIDYVASSEFTNNTIGLGSCPNYTNDTQYVVSATAGQVGKQIDIQFGSCGEANYEKLFKMYVDWNGDNDFADAGELLIDEPSVSSDVLYTITFSIPTTVLPGTKRVRFITALYDGSTVTSPASVSSCGVYGFGETEDYLLQIAPAPGFTPAAVSSEMPRAELSIARGAEEPTVRLQADAASAPAPRLTLPGLP; this is encoded by the coding sequence ATGTGCAGCTACGGCCTCGCCAGCCCCATCTGGAACGTCGGCAACACCATGGCCGTCGACTTCACGGCGGGCGCGACGCAGTCGACCTCCGGTACCAGCATCGTCCCCGTCGACTTCTACCTGTCGACCACGAACACCGTGACGTCCTCCAGCATCCTCTTGAAGCGCAGCACGAAGGTCTCCGTCACCTCTCCCGGCCCCTACTGCTCGTCCATGGCGCATGACACCCTGAGCCTGCCCGCGACGACGAACGGCTCCTGCTTCGCGCTCGGCAACTACTACGTCATCGCCAAGACGGGCACCTCGCAGCTGTACGCCCACGAGCTCATCCAGGCCGAGGGCCATCCGTCCCTCACCGGCTTCTCGCCCCAGACGGCCCCCGAGGGAGGACTCGTCACCCTCACCGGCACCGACTTCACCAGCCAGACCTATGTCTTGTTCAACGGCGTGGCCGCCGCGCGCTCCATCGTGAACGCGACGACCCTCGTGGCCCAGGTGCCCGCGGGCGCCACCACCGGCCGCATCCGGGTGGGAAAGTCCGGCTCCACCACCACCTTCTGCAACCTGCCGCAGACCTCCGGCACGGACTTCATCGTCGACCCGTACTGTCTGTCGTCGGCCAACTACGCGGGCTACGGCGCCATCGACTACGTGGCCTCGTCCGAGTTCACCAACAACACGATCGGCCTGGGCTCCTGCCCCAATTACACCAACGACACCCAGTACGTCGTGTCCGCCACCGCCGGGCAGGTGGGCAAGCAGATCGACATCCAGTTCGGCTCCTGCGGCGAGGCCAACTACGAGAAGCTGTTCAAGATGTACGTGGATTGGAATGGGGACAATGACTTCGCCGACGCGGGCGAGCTCCTCATCGACGAGCCGTCCGTCTCCAGCGATGTCCTGTACACCATCACCTTCAGCATCCCGACGACGGTCCTGCCGGGAACCAAGCGCGTGCGCTTCATCACCGCCCTCTACGATGGCTCCACGGTGACGTCCCCGGCGAGCGTCTCCTCGTGCGGCGTGTACGGCTTCGGCGAGACCGAGGACTACCTGCTCCAGATCGCGCCCGCCCCGGGCTTCACGCCCGCGGCGGTCTCGTCGGAAATGCCCCGGGCGGAGCTGAGCATCGCGCGGGGCGCGGAGGAGCCCACGGTGCGCCTCCAGGCGGACGCCGCTTCCGCCCCGGCCCCGAGGCTGACCTTGCCCGGTCTGCCGTAG
- a CDS encoding response regulator, which translates to MTSNEQQQGPHGDIFVGDGEMARLMRAHDWASTSLGSPENWPNTLKVALRLLLTSRFEMWLGWGPDINFFYNDAYRPTLGVKHPKSLGVPTRLLWAEIWDDIKDRLQAVYERGESTWDRALLLLLRRNGYPEETYHTFSYSPLIGDSGKVEGVFCAVSEETDRVISERRLASLRELASRLAPASSRSEVLDAVREGLGGNLHDLPFSLTYLFDEKGQGHLACATGIEPDHECAPTTLAASGDIWDLSSIWAGEANVTVDLRGREALPTGAWDRPPTTAAVVPLIGQGGERPRGAMIVGLNPYRPVDESYVPFLKLLVGQVASSLASAEAREAAHQRAAALAEAVKMRQEAADVLRQANEQLTSEVELRTQERDRFRTLFQQAPSFMCILSGPDHVFELVNDAYLQLVGHRDLLGLPVREALPEIAGQGFFELLDGVHTQGEAFVGRNMPVMIQRTRGGALEERFVHLVYQPIMGPDGKMSGIFVDGYDVTHQKRAEEQLQNLNETLEQRVAARTDELADALERLRRETAERQKMEAALRQAQKIEALGKLTGGVAHDFNNLLQVISGNLQLLTKDIAGNARAETRVQNALAGVARGSKLASQLLAFGRRQPLEPKVVNLGRLLKNMDDLLRRALGEDIEIETVVSGGLWNTLVDPNQIENAILNLAINARDAMQDGGRLTIEAGNALLDDEYARQHEEVKPGQYVMIAVTDTGAGIPPDILERVFEPFFSTKPEGKGTGLGLSMVHGLVKQSGGHIKIYSEVGEGTTIKLYLPRVAQSEDVLTDISKAPVRGGTETILVVEDDDDVRETAVGLLSELGYRVLKARDAASALNVIESGIPIDLLFTDVVMPGPLRSPELARKAKERLPHIGVLFTSGYTENAIVHHGRLDPGVELLSKPYTREALARKVRHVLGNEAQHRLVKQQQTGSSSPSPVVENVPRRLTVVLVEDDELIRSNTAEHLVDQGHVVVEARDAESALSALSTCQADVLLTDVGLPGRSGAELAREAVARWPHLKVIFASGDDAGLAESGLSDAVVLLKPYTPKDLAAALNKETGKRTRVRP; encoded by the coding sequence TTGACGTCGAATGAGCAGCAGCAGGGACCCCACGGCGACATCTTCGTCGGCGACGGCGAGATGGCCAGGCTGATGCGGGCCCACGACTGGGCCTCCACTTCCCTGGGCTCTCCGGAGAACTGGCCGAACACGCTGAAGGTGGCTCTCCGGCTGCTGCTCACCTCGCGGTTCGAGATGTGGCTGGGCTGGGGCCCCGACATCAACTTCTTCTACAACGACGCCTACCGGCCGACGCTGGGGGTCAAGCACCCGAAGTCGCTCGGGGTGCCCACCCGGCTGCTGTGGGCCGAGATCTGGGACGACATCAAGGATCGCCTGCAGGCCGTCTACGAGCGGGGAGAGTCGACCTGGGACCGGGCTCTGCTGCTGCTCCTGCGCCGCAACGGCTATCCCGAGGAGACCTACCACACCTTCTCCTACAGCCCGCTGATCGGAGACAGCGGCAAGGTGGAAGGGGTGTTCTGCGCCGTCTCGGAAGAGACGGACCGGGTGATCAGCGAGCGGCGCCTGGCGTCGCTCCGCGAGCTGGCCTCCCGGCTCGCTCCGGCCTCGAGCCGGTCCGAGGTGCTCGACGCCGTCCGGGAGGGGCTCGGCGGCAATCTGCACGATCTGCCCTTCAGCCTGACCTATCTGTTCGACGAGAAGGGCCAGGGACATCTGGCCTGCGCGACCGGGATTGAGCCCGACCATGAATGCGCGCCCACGACCCTGGCCGCGAGCGGCGACATCTGGGACCTGAGCTCCATCTGGGCCGGCGAGGCCAACGTGACGGTGGACCTCCGCGGCCGTGAGGCCTTGCCGACGGGCGCCTGGGACAGGCCGCCGACCACCGCCGCGGTGGTTCCGCTGATCGGCCAGGGCGGGGAGCGTCCGCGAGGAGCGATGATCGTCGGGCTGAACCCCTACCGCCCGGTGGACGAGAGCTATGTGCCGTTCCTGAAGCTCCTGGTGGGGCAGGTGGCCTCCAGCCTGGCCAGCGCCGAGGCGCGCGAAGCCGCGCACCAGAGGGCCGCGGCGCTGGCGGAGGCCGTGAAGATGCGCCAGGAAGCGGCCGACGTCCTGCGCCAGGCCAATGAGCAGCTCACCTCCGAGGTCGAGCTGCGCACCCAGGAGCGTGACCGCTTCCGCACGCTGTTCCAGCAGGCTCCCAGCTTCATGTGCATCCTGTCCGGCCCGGACCACGTGTTCGAGCTGGTCAACGACGCCTACCTGCAGCTGGTCGGCCACCGAGACCTGCTCGGCCTTCCGGTGCGCGAGGCCCTGCCGGAGATCGCAGGCCAGGGCTTCTTCGAGCTGCTGGACGGGGTCCATACCCAGGGCGAGGCCTTCGTGGGCCGCAACATGCCGGTGATGATCCAACGCACGCGCGGTGGTGCGCTGGAGGAGCGTTTCGTCCACCTCGTCTATCAGCCCATCATGGGGCCGGACGGCAAAATGTCCGGCATCTTCGTCGACGGCTACGACGTCACGCACCAGAAGCGCGCCGAAGAGCAACTGCAGAACCTGAACGAGACGCTCGAGCAGCGGGTCGCGGCGCGCACGGACGAGCTGGCGGACGCGCTCGAGCGCCTGCGGCGGGAGACGGCCGAACGGCAGAAGATGGAGGCGGCGCTCCGCCAGGCCCAGAAGATCGAGGCCCTCGGCAAGCTCACGGGCGGCGTCGCCCACGACTTCAACAACCTCCTGCAGGTGATCAGCGGAAACCTGCAGCTGCTGACCAAGGACATCGCCGGCAACGCCCGGGCCGAGACCCGCGTGCAGAACGCCCTGGCCGGGGTGGCGCGAGGCTCGAAGCTGGCCTCGCAGCTCCTGGCCTTCGGCCGTCGTCAGCCGCTGGAGCCCAAGGTGGTGAACCTGGGCCGCCTGCTGAAGAACATGGACGATCTGCTGCGGCGGGCGCTGGGCGAGGACATCGAGATCGAGACCGTGGTGTCGGGCGGGCTGTGGAACACCCTGGTCGACCCGAACCAGATCGAGAACGCCATCCTCAACCTGGCGATCAACGCCCGGGACGCCATGCAGGACGGCGGCCGACTGACGATCGAGGCGGGCAACGCCCTGCTGGACGACGAGTACGCGCGCCAGCACGAGGAGGTGAAGCCCGGTCAATACGTGATGATCGCCGTCACCGACACCGGCGCCGGGATCCCGCCGGACATCCTGGAGCGCGTGTTCGAGCCCTTCTTCAGCACCAAGCCGGAAGGGAAAGGGACCGGTCTGGGGCTCTCGATGGTGCACGGACTGGTCAAGCAGTCCGGCGGCCATATCAAGATCTACAGCGAGGTCGGCGAGGGCACGACCATCAAGCTGTACCTGCCGCGCGTCGCCCAGAGCGAGGACGTCCTCACCGACATCAGCAAGGCGCCGGTGCGCGGCGGGACCGAGACCATCCTGGTCGTCGAGGACGACGACGACGTGCGAGAGACCGCGGTCGGCCTGCTCTCCGAACTCGGCTACCGGGTGCTCAAGGCCCGCGATGCGGCCAGTGCCCTGAACGTCATCGAGAGCGGAATCCCGATCGATCTCCTGTTCACGGACGTGGTGATGCCCGGCCCGCTGCGGAGCCCGGAACTCGCCCGCAAGGCCAAGGAGCGCCTCCCGCACATCGGGGTGCTGTTCACCTCGGGCTACACCGAGAACGCCATCGTCCACCACGGGCGGCTGGACCCGGGGGTGGAGCTGCTCTCCAAGCCCTACACGCGCGAGGCCCTGGCCCGGAAGGTGCGGCACGTGCTGGGCAACGAGGCGCAGCATCGGCTGGTCAAGCAGCAGCAGACCGGGTCATCTTCCCCGAGCCCGGTGGTGGAGAACGTGCCACGTCGCCTCACGGTCGTGCTGGTCGAGGACGACGAGCTCATCCGTTCGAACACGGCCGAGCACCTGGTGGACCAGGGTCACGTGGTGGTGGAGGCCCGGGACGCCGAGAGCGCGCTCTCCGCGCTGTCCACCTGCCAGGCCGACGTGCTCCTGACCGACGTGGGGCTGCCGGGGCGCTCGGGCGCGGAGCTGGCGCGAGAGGCGGTCGCCCGCTGGCCACACCTGAAGGTGATCTTCGCCAGCGGCGACGACGCGGGGTTGGCGGAATCAGGCCTGTCGGACGCCGTGGTGCTGCTCAAGCCCTATACGCCCAAGGACCTGGCGGCGGCCCTGAACAAGGAGACAGGCAAGCGGACGAGGGTCCGCCCATGA
- a CDS encoding citrate synthase has protein sequence MDATQAAVQAGLEGVVVAETRLSEVDGERGRLVIAGGDVESLAGAISFEAVCARLWAPYAKGALPPSLQAALGEARVRAFGLLERAGDALEARDAMDALRAAAAHVPAHPGDELDTFVLLTGALAVFTGAWARRGRGLPPVRPDPSLSHAADLLRMVTGEPQPGRTAGLEAYLVTVSDHGLNASTFAARVIASTGSDAVSAVVGAIGALKGPLHGGAPGPVLDMLDAIGAPARAAAWLESELRAGRRIMGMGHRIYRVRDPRAAVLERALERLEQGGLKTERLALARAVERAADELLRQRYPDRPLRANVEFYTAVLLDAVGLERSLFSAAFACGRVAGWMGHVAEQRATGRLIRPASRYVGPMPG, from the coding sequence ATGGACGCGACGCAGGCTGCGGTGCAGGCGGGTCTCGAGGGCGTGGTGGTGGCCGAGACCCGGTTGAGCGAGGTGGACGGCGAGCGGGGGCGGTTGGTGATTGCCGGCGGGGACGTGGAGTCACTCGCCGGAGCGATTTCCTTCGAGGCGGTGTGCGCGAGGCTGTGGGCCCCGTACGCGAAGGGGGCCTTGCCTCCGTCGCTCCAGGCGGCCCTGGGCGAGGCGCGGGTGCGCGCCTTCGGGTTGCTCGAGCGGGCAGGGGATGCGCTGGAGGCGCGGGACGCGATGGACGCGCTCCGGGCCGCGGCGGCCCACGTTCCGGCGCACCCGGGCGATGAGTTGGACACGTTCGTCCTGCTGACGGGCGCGCTGGCGGTGTTCACCGGCGCCTGGGCGAGGCGCGGACGCGGCTTGCCTCCCGTGCGGCCGGATCCCTCGCTCTCGCACGCGGCGGATCTGCTGCGCATGGTGACGGGCGAGCCCCAACCCGGGCGGACGGCCGGACTCGAGGCCTACCTGGTTACCGTGTCCGACCATGGGCTGAATGCCTCCACGTTCGCCGCGCGGGTGATTGCCTCGACGGGCTCGGATGCGGTGTCGGCGGTGGTGGGGGCCATCGGGGCGTTGAAGGGACCGCTGCACGGGGGCGCACCCGGGCCGGTGCTGGACATGCTGGACGCCATTGGCGCTCCGGCGCGGGCCGCCGCGTGGCTCGAGTCGGAGTTGCGGGCCGGGCGCCGCATCATGGGCATGGGCCACCGCATCTACCGGGTGAGGGATCCTCGCGCGGCGGTGCTGGAGCGCGCGCTCGAGCGGCTCGAGCAGGGAGGCTTGAAGACCGAGCGGCTCGCGCTGGCGCGAGCGGTGGAGCGCGCGGCGGATGAGCTCCTGCGCCAGCGCTACCCGGACCGGCCGCTGCGCGCGAACGTGGAGTTCTACACGGCGGTGTTGCTCGATGCGGTGGGGCTGGAGCGCTCGCTGTTCTCGGCCGCGTTCGCCTGCGGACGGGTCGCCGGGTGGATGGGCCATGTCGCCGAGCAGCGGGCCACCGGCCGGCTCATCCGCCCCGCCTCCCGCTACGTGGGGCCGATGCCGGGCTGA